A section of the Streptomyces sp. NBC_01591 genome encodes:
- a CDS encoding extracellular solute-binding protein: MNPSRRSVLAATAAAAATAALTAGCGNGGGRSGADDGNLRIAVWTAVKEHLALLNSIADAFKASNPKVKSIKFESLNPMDYTTALTTQLASGNPPDLGWILETNAADFIEADTLVDMAPAMKAESGYGYNDLEPALLSQWRRGKSLYAYPFSSSPLAVFYNADALAKADADDPAKLASEDAWTWDALAAAARKVTDAKTARFGLLVHDFDYKHWDRLYPIMSAYGAAPWTSDNDCGFSDGKMVDAIDFFRKMAFTDRSTPGPGEQADFFSGESGMIITQVSKAGPLADVSWKWGVVPLPSGPAGAHQVIGQAGLAVFAKAKNQELAKQFFLFATDKKNTAELAQFFPPPRASLLTAETLARTNPLLSKDQLQESIIDSLKSGTVRPGHSGYAELNEKTRAALDAAWKPKADTHKVTRAVCTAIEPLLQAGS; encoded by the coding sequence ATGAACCCATCGAGACGCTCCGTCCTCGCGGCGACCGCGGCCGCAGCCGCGACCGCTGCCCTCACCGCCGGCTGCGGCAACGGCGGCGGTCGGTCGGGAGCCGACGACGGCAACCTGCGCATCGCCGTGTGGACGGCGGTGAAGGAGCATCTGGCGCTGCTGAACAGCATCGCGGACGCCTTCAAAGCCAGTAACCCGAAGGTGAAGAGCATCAAGTTCGAATCGCTCAACCCCATGGACTACACCACCGCGCTGACCACTCAGCTCGCCTCGGGCAACCCGCCCGACCTGGGCTGGATTCTGGAAACGAACGCGGCCGACTTCATCGAGGCCGACACGCTCGTCGACATGGCTCCGGCCATGAAGGCGGAGAGCGGCTACGGATACAACGACTTGGAGCCGGCGCTGCTCAGCCAGTGGCGGCGCGGCAAATCGCTCTACGCGTACCCGTTCTCCAGCTCGCCCCTCGCGGTCTTCTACAACGCCGACGCCCTGGCCAAGGCCGACGCGGACGATCCGGCCAAGCTCGCCTCCGAAGACGCCTGGACATGGGACGCGCTCGCCGCCGCGGCCAGGAAGGTCACCGATGCCAAGACTGCACGGTTCGGCCTGCTCGTCCACGATTTCGACTACAAGCACTGGGACCGGCTCTATCCGATCATGAGCGCGTACGGGGCGGCACCGTGGACGTCCGACAACGACTGCGGGTTCTCCGACGGGAAGATGGTCGACGCGATTGACTTCTTCCGGAAGATGGCCTTCACCGACCGGAGTACGCCGGGGCCCGGAGAGCAGGCAGACTTCTTCTCCGGCGAAAGCGGCATGATCATTACCCAGGTCAGCAAGGCCGGCCCGCTCGCCGACGTCTCGTGGAAGTGGGGCGTCGTACCGCTGCCGTCCGGACCGGCCGGAGCTCACCAGGTGATCGGGCAGGCCGGCCTGGCCGTCTTCGCCAAGGCCAAGAACCAGGAACTGGCCAAACAGTTCTTCCTCTTCGCCACCGACAAGAAGAACACCGCCGAACTTGCCCAGTTCTTCCCGCCGCCGCGCGCCTCACTGCTGACGGCCGAGACCCTTGCCAGAACCAACCCGCTGCTCAGCAAGGACCAGCTCCAAGAGAGCATCATCGATTCGCTTAAGTCCGGTACGGTGCGCCCCGGCCATAGCGGGTACGCCGAGCTGAACGAGAAGACGCGGGCGGCCCTCGACGCGGCATGGAAGCCGAAGGCCGATACGCACAAGGTCACCCGTGCCGTCTGTACCGCCATCGAGCCCCTGCTGCAGGCCGGATCGTGA
- a CDS encoding IS6 family transposase: MEIIAHCVWLYFRFPLSFREVEELMLERGVIVSHETVRRWCTKFGQAYANGLGRRRVQPGDKWHLDEVFLRINGELKYLWRAVDADGNVLDILVQGRRDKAAARRFFHKLLKKTCSVPRVIVTDKLRSYGAAHREVMPSVEHRAHKGLNNRAENSHQPTRQHERAMKGFRSTGGAQRFLSAFSGISPHFRPRRHLMTATQYRTEMTTRFTIWDEITGATDQPIAA; this comes from the coding sequence GTGGAGATCATTGCGCACTGCGTGTGGCTGTACTTCCGTTTCCCGCTGTCGTTCCGCGAGGTCGAGGAGCTGATGCTCGAGCGCGGCGTGATCGTCTCCCACGAGACGGTCCGCCGCTGGTGTACGAAGTTCGGGCAGGCCTACGCCAACGGCCTGGGCCGCCGGCGTGTGCAGCCGGGTGACAAGTGGCACCTGGACGAGGTCTTCCTCAGGATCAACGGTGAGCTGAAGTACCTGTGGCGGGCCGTCGACGCCGATGGCAACGTGCTCGACATTTTGGTCCAGGGCCGAAGGGACAAGGCTGCGGCCAGGCGGTTCTTCCACAAACTGCTCAAGAAGACCTGCTCGGTGCCGAGGGTGATCGTCACCGACAAGCTCCGCTCCTACGGCGCGGCCCACCGCGAGGTCATGCCCTCCGTAGAACACCGCGCCCACAAGGGTCTGAACAACCGGGCCGAGAACAGCCATCAGCCGACGAGGCAGCACGAACGCGCGATGAAGGGCTTCCGCAGTACCGGCGGGGCCCAGCGGTTCCTGTCCGCGTTCAGCGGCATCTCACCGCACTTCCGACCACGCCGCCACCTGATGACCGCCACCCAATACCGCACCGAGATGACCACCCGCTTCACCATCTGGGACGAGATCACCGGCGCCACCGACCAGCCCATCGCAGCGTAA
- a CDS encoding glycoside hydrolase family 5 protein, with protein sequence MLTVSGDRFVTPSGNPVTLRGTGLGGWMMMENFLNGFPGAEHQARDALRHSMGAEKADRLFDLILDEFFTDADAALIARTGLNCVRIAVNYRHLSDDANPFDIKEDGIRRLTTAIDACARHGIYTIIDLHAAPGFQNQSEHSDNPSHHAWLWRHRHFQDRVVAIWEALADRFRGRPEVAGFNLLNEPGDPTGEVIGPFYRRLVDAVRAIDPDHVIFLDGNRYANDFDAIGSGFDNTVYSAHDYALAGIRDATEYPGVVRGQYVDRSWLEERFLERTEHSRRTGTPVWVGEFGPVYSGDPAVDKHRYAVLRDQLEIYREHGANWSIWTYKDTHLSGLVSLDPDSPWSRLLQPIREKKERLGTEPWSTGEEGIGHALAPLDELMATEYPDFDPQPFGQRWYVRRLVRELLLGEPMLADFAALFATVDDAGIAALAGSFRVDACIPRTPLAELLTEFTRS encoded by the coding sequence ATGCTCACAGTATCCGGTGACCGGTTCGTCACCCCGTCCGGAAATCCAGTGACTCTGCGCGGCACCGGGCTCGGCGGCTGGATGATGATGGAGAACTTCCTCAACGGCTTCCCCGGCGCCGAGCACCAGGCCAGGGACGCGCTGCGGCATTCCATGGGCGCAGAAAAGGCCGACCGGCTGTTCGACCTCATCCTGGACGAGTTCTTCACCGACGCCGATGCAGCGCTGATCGCCCGCACCGGACTCAACTGCGTTCGCATTGCGGTCAATTACCGGCACCTCTCCGACGATGCCAACCCGTTCGACATCAAGGAGGACGGAATACGGCGGCTCACTACCGCCATCGACGCCTGCGCCCGGCACGGCATCTACACCATCATCGACCTGCATGCCGCACCAGGCTTTCAGAACCAGTCCGAGCACAGCGACAATCCGAGCCACCATGCCTGGCTGTGGCGCCACCGCCACTTCCAGGACCGAGTGGTGGCCATCTGGGAGGCGCTTGCGGACCGGTTCCGGGGCCGGCCCGAGGTAGCCGGGTTCAACCTGCTCAACGAGCCCGGCGATCCCACCGGCGAGGTGATCGGTCCGTTCTACCGCCGACTCGTCGACGCCGTACGGGCCATAGACCCGGACCATGTGATCTTCCTCGACGGCAACCGCTACGCCAACGACTTCGATGCCATCGGCAGTGGATTCGACAACACCGTGTACTCCGCCCACGACTACGCCCTCGCCGGAATCCGTGACGCGACCGAGTACCCGGGCGTAGTACGCGGACAGTATGTCGACCGCAGCTGGCTGGAGGAGCGCTTCCTGGAGCGAACCGAGCACTCCCGCAGAACGGGCACACCAGTCTGGGTGGGCGAGTTCGGGCCGGTCTATTCCGGCGACCCCGCAGTCGACAAGCACCGCTACGCCGTACTGCGCGATCAGCTGGAGATCTACCGTGAGCACGGGGCGAACTGGTCCATCTGGACCTACAAGGACACCCATCTGTCCGGGCTGGTGTCCCTCGACCCCGACTCACCCTGGTCCCGGCTGCTGCAGCCGATCAGGGAGAAGAAGGAGCGGCTGGGCACCGAGCCTTGGTCCACCGGCGAGGAGGGCATCGGCCACGCCCTCGCCCCGCTCGATGAGCTGATGGCCACCGAGTACCCCGACTTCGACCCCCAGCCCTTCGGCCAGCGCTGGTACGTGCGCAGGCTCGTCCGTGAACTTCTGCTCGGGGAGCCCATGCTCGCCGACTTCGCCGCCCTCTTCGCCACTGTCGACGACGCCGGCATCGCAGCTCTGGCCGGCTCATTCCGCGTCGACGCCTGTATACCTCGCACGCCGCTGGCGGAACTCCTCACTGAATTCACCCGCAGCTGA
- a CDS encoding LacI family DNA-binding transcriptional regulator encodes MTIGRPARRITQRDIAKLAGVSQPTVSLVLNGRADADIRIPEETRERVLKVIRESGYVPDPVARRLADKRNRILGVFTYEAVFPSATSDFYHPFLVGIEGAAEQVGCDLLLLTSTSVTGGRRRVFEGDNRLRLADGCLLLGRSLDRDDLRRMVADGYPFVAVGRRDDAGGPVPHVGADYATAVSRLVELAVTRGHRRVAYLGLPTDVESSADRRKGFLQATQAAPGPGVLIALDELSPGREPDELLSALLASRATVVLVEDFATAADLVASARRRGLAVPEDLSVLTLGDPTTPVPADVDFTGFKIPREEMGRQSIALLTDLLQGTADTPQLLLPCELVTGATLAPAPAQ; translated from the coding sequence GTGACAATTGGTCGCCCTGCGCGGCGGATCACGCAGCGGGACATTGCCAAGCTGGCCGGGGTGAGTCAGCCGACCGTGTCGCTGGTGCTCAACGGTCGGGCCGACGCGGATATCCGGATTCCCGAGGAGACCCGCGAGCGCGTGTTGAAGGTGATCCGGGAATCCGGGTACGTGCCCGATCCAGTGGCACGACGGCTGGCTGACAAACGCAACCGCATACTGGGCGTCTTCACCTATGAGGCGGTCTTCCCCAGCGCCACCAGCGACTTCTACCACCCGTTCCTGGTCGGTATCGAGGGCGCGGCCGAACAGGTCGGCTGCGACCTGCTGTTGCTCACCAGCACATCAGTGACGGGCGGTCGGCGGCGTGTCTTCGAGGGCGACAATCGGCTCCGGCTGGCGGACGGCTGCCTGCTGCTCGGCCGGTCGCTCGACCGCGACGACCTGAGGCGGATGGTCGCCGACGGATACCCCTTCGTGGCAGTTGGCCGGCGCGATGACGCCGGAGGCCCGGTGCCTCACGTGGGCGCCGATTACGCGACGGCCGTCAGCCGCCTCGTCGAGCTGGCGGTGACCCGCGGCCACCGTCGCGTGGCATACCTCGGACTCCCCACCGACGTGGAGTCCTCCGCAGACCGTCGGAAAGGCTTTCTGCAGGCCACCCAGGCGGCACCGGGGCCCGGCGTCCTCATCGCGCTCGACGAGCTGTCTCCCGGACGCGAACCCGACGAGTTGCTGTCGGCGTTGCTGGCCTCACGCGCAACGGTAGTCCTGGTCGAAGACTTCGCCACCGCTGCGGATCTGGTCGCTTCCGCGCGTCGGCGCGGCCTGGCCGTACCGGAGGACCTGTCGGTCCTGACTCTCGGCGATCCGACCACGCCCGTACCTGCCGATGTGGACTTCACCGGATTCAAGATCCCGAGAGAGGAGATGGGCCGACAGTCCATCGCGCTGCTGACCGACCTCCTCCAAGGCACCGCGGACACCCCGCAGCTACTGCTGCCCTGCGAACTCGTCACCGGCGCCACCCTGGCGCCCGCACCCGCACAGTGA
- a CDS encoding carbohydrate ABC transporter permease, with protein MLAGYVLIAPQMVGFAAFVLGPLIAVVYYSFTKYNNLTGDISFIGGDNYRKLLDDPLAIEVAQNTAVFSLGLVPLNICLALLLAVLLDQGLRGTIVFRAIFFSPTVVSVIAWTIVWSFLLSKDGGLNLLIRMVGADGPNWLREPDTAMFSVILVQVLKGVGVNMVLFLAALQSVPTELREAARVDGAPPWTIFRRITLPMISPTMLLAAIVTVIGSLQVFGQVMVLTGGGPGNATTVLAYYVYLQAFKFFDLGYASALAVLLFLAVLVLTVVQWWLRKKWVFHEQ; from the coding sequence ATGCTCGCCGGGTACGTACTCATCGCCCCGCAGATGGTGGGATTCGCCGCTTTCGTGCTGGGGCCCCTCATAGCCGTCGTCTACTACAGCTTTACGAAGTACAACAATCTCACCGGCGATATCAGCTTCATCGGCGGTGACAATTACCGGAAGCTGCTCGACGACCCGCTCGCGATTGAGGTGGCTCAGAACACGGCCGTGTTCTCCCTGGGTCTGGTGCCGCTCAACATCTGCCTCGCCCTGCTGCTCGCCGTGCTGCTGGACCAGGGGCTGCGCGGCACCATAGTGTTCCGCGCGATCTTCTTCTCCCCGACCGTCGTGTCGGTCATCGCGTGGACCATCGTATGGAGCTTCCTGCTCAGCAAGGACGGCGGCCTCAACCTGCTCATACGCATGGTCGGCGCCGATGGTCCCAACTGGCTGCGCGAGCCGGACACCGCGATGTTCTCGGTGATCCTGGTGCAGGTCCTCAAAGGTGTGGGCGTGAACATGGTGCTCTTTCTGGCCGCCCTGCAAAGCGTCCCCACGGAGCTGCGGGAGGCGGCAAGGGTCGACGGCGCCCCTCCCTGGACCATATTCCGCCGGATCACCCTGCCGATGATCAGCCCGACCATGCTGCTGGCCGCGATCGTCACGGTGATCGGCTCGCTTCAGGTCTTCGGCCAGGTCATGGTGCTGACCGGCGGCGGTCCGGGTAACGCCACGACCGTACTCGCCTACTACGTCTATCTGCAGGCATTCAAGTTCTTCGACCTCGGCTACGCGAGTGCCCTCGCGGTACTGCTCTTCCTCGCTGTCCTGGTCCTGACCGTCGTGCAGTGGTGGTTGCGCAAGAAGTGGGTGTTCCATGAGCAGTAA
- a CDS encoding TetR/AcrR family transcriptional regulator → MGRPVDQLTPKGAATRREILRAAARVFDAKGYALARMDDVVSETGLTKGAVYFHFKSKAALAHAVVDDQKQGMLAHVRRQLEGLGGPAAQVRGLVPVLVDLVIAEPAGWSVVRLDRELTTESPQERAQVSVLAEWVGLVEELLLAGARAGDLHLPADAHVLATVFVGAFDGLKGVLEATGRATPEELRRAAGALAEVIEATIEAH, encoded by the coding sequence ATGGGAAGGCCAGTGGATCAACTGACACCGAAGGGCGCGGCGACGCGCCGGGAGATTCTGCGCGCCGCCGCCCGTGTCTTCGATGCCAAGGGGTACGCCCTGGCCCGGATGGACGACGTGGTGAGCGAGACCGGCCTCACCAAGGGTGCCGTGTACTTCCACTTCAAGAGCAAGGCCGCCCTGGCCCATGCGGTCGTCGACGATCAGAAGCAGGGGATGCTTGCGCATGTGCGCAGGCAGCTCGAGGGGCTCGGAGGGCCGGCTGCGCAGGTACGCGGACTCGTCCCCGTCCTCGTGGACCTCGTCATCGCCGAACCCGCGGGATGGTCCGTCGTGCGGCTCGACCGCGAGCTCACCACCGAGTCACCGCAGGAACGCGCTCAGGTGTCCGTTCTCGCGGAGTGGGTCGGCCTGGTCGAAGAACTCCTTCTGGCCGGCGCCCGCGCGGGCGACCTGCACCTTCCGGCCGACGCCCACGTGCTGGCGACCGTATTCGTGGGCGCGTTCGACGGGCTGAAGGGCGTCCTCGAGGCCACGGGGCGCGCCACTCCCGAAGAGCTGCGCCGTGCAGCAGGCGCTCTCGCCGAAGTCATTGAGGCGACCATCGAAGCTCACTGA
- a CDS encoding carbohydrate ABC transporter permease, whose amino-acid sequence MSSNPLALFRRRARKPAFGRILLYVLMVALAVPFLLPLLWMVSSSLKPISEIFSYPPSLLPSDWRWDNYARITDYQPFGRQYFNSLYIAALVCVGSVVVSAMAGYAFARVRLIGGGTMFVLLLTALLMPSEVIIVPLFRLFSEIGWTDTHWPLIIPAVFGSNSVFGTFVMRQFFLGLPAELEESGRLDGLGRFGLFFRIALPLAGPSLSAVALLSFLHSWNSFLEPLVFLRSPEMFTLPVALTQIVDNFGAPVWNVQLAASTLTVIPVLAVFLVAQRWFIKSIVNSGLKG is encoded by the coding sequence ATGAGCAGTAACCCCTTGGCCCTGTTCCGACGCAGGGCTCGGAAGCCCGCATTCGGGCGGATCCTGCTGTACGTACTGATGGTGGCCCTCGCGGTGCCGTTCCTCCTGCCCCTGCTGTGGATGGTGAGCAGCTCCCTCAAACCGATCTCGGAGATCTTTTCCTATCCGCCCTCGCTGCTCCCGAGCGACTGGCGGTGGGACAACTACGCCCGTATCACCGATTACCAGCCCTTCGGCCGTCAGTACTTCAACAGTCTCTATATCGCGGCGTTGGTGTGTGTCGGCAGCGTCGTGGTCTCGGCCATGGCCGGTTACGCCTTCGCCCGGGTCCGCCTCATCGGCGGCGGCACCATGTTCGTCCTCCTGCTCACCGCATTGCTGATGCCGAGCGAGGTCATCATCGTTCCGCTGTTCCGGCTGTTCTCCGAGATCGGCTGGACCGACACGCACTGGCCGCTGATCATTCCGGCCGTGTTCGGCAGCAACTCGGTCTTCGGCACCTTCGTCATGCGCCAGTTCTTCCTTGGCCTGCCGGCCGAGCTGGAGGAGAGCGGAAGGCTCGACGGTCTGGGGCGTTTCGGGCTGTTCTTCCGGATCGCGCTCCCGCTGGCCGGACCTTCGCTCTCAGCGGTGGCACTGCTCTCCTTCCTGCACAGCTGGAACTCCTTCCTGGAACCGCTGGTGTTCCTGCGCAGCCCGGAGATGTTCACCCTGCCGGTAGCGCTCACCCAGATCGTGGACAACTTTGGAGCCCCGGTCTGGAATGTGCAGCTCGCGGCCAGCACGCTCACGGTCATTCCGGTTCTCGCGGTATTCCTGGTGGCCCAGCGCTGGTTCATCAAGTCAATCGTCAACAGTGGTCTGAAGGGTTAG
- a CDS encoding SDR family NAD(P)-dependent oxidoreductase yields MNYSDTLTSQLAVVTGASSGIGAEFARQLAARGVDLVLVARSKDKLEELASTLRTKHGVTVRPIALDLSLPDSSETLARTLDKQGVVVDILINNAGFASHGDLAEADPGHMASQVQLNVGTLVGNTTRLLPGMVERGRGTVINVASTAGFQAVPHMAVYSATKAFVLSFTRSLWGETRGTGVTVLGICPGATDTPFFDVAGDNASVGSRRTPQQVVATALAALGGRKATVVDGAGNALVSRVVSRLVPERPLIRIAERSVRPSA; encoded by the coding sequence ATGAACTACTCGGACACTCTCACCTCCCAGCTGGCCGTCGTCACCGGCGCTTCGTCAGGGATCGGCGCCGAGTTCGCCCGACAGCTGGCCGCCCGCGGTGTGGACCTGGTCCTCGTCGCCCGTTCGAAAGACAAGCTGGAGGAGCTCGCCTCGACCCTGCGGACCAAGCACGGCGTGACCGTCAGACCCATCGCCCTCGACCTCTCCCTGCCCGACTCCTCCGAGACCCTCGCGCGCACGCTCGACAAGCAGGGCGTCGTGGTGGACATCCTCATCAACAACGCCGGCTTCGCTTCCCACGGCGACCTCGCCGAGGCCGACCCCGGCCACATGGCGTCCCAGGTGCAGCTCAACGTCGGCACGCTCGTCGGCAACACCACCCGGCTCCTGCCCGGCATGGTCGAGCGCGGGCGCGGCACCGTCATCAACGTCGCCAGCACGGCCGGATTCCAGGCGGTGCCGCACATGGCGGTGTACTCCGCGACGAAGGCATTCGTCCTGTCCTTCACGCGTTCCCTCTGGGGCGAGACCCGCGGCACCGGTGTGACCGTCCTCGGGATCTGCCCGGGCGCCACCGACACCCCGTTCTTCGACGTGGCCGGTGACAACGCGTCGGTCGGCAGCCGGCGCACACCGCAGCAGGTCGTCGCCACAGCACTCGCGGCGCTCGGCGGACGCAAGGCGACCGTCGTCGACGGCGCCGGCAATGCCCTGGTGTCACGCGTCGTCAGCCGCCTGGTACCCGAGCGCCCCCTGATCCGCATCGCCGAACGCAGCGTACGCCCCAGCGCGTGA
- a CDS encoding FAD-dependent oxidoreductase — translation METEILVIGGGLGGVAAALAALRAGRRVVLTEEYDWLGGQLTSQAVPPDEPSWVEQFGVTAGYRALRDGIRDYYRQHYPLTERSRAWRHLNPGAGHVSRLCHEPQVAVAVIEAMLAPYRGSGRLRVLQPYRPVSAETDGDRVCAVTVGHCGDGDEITIAAPYILDATETGELLPLTGTEYVTGFEAQSETGEPSAPGTAQPLNMQAASVCFALDHVDGDHTIDKPVRYDFWRTYQPDFWGGPMLSLSAPHPRTKEIVERSFTPNPDDDPLAVVADQRLSAGDSNLWTFRRIAARRNFTDGAYSSDITLVNWPMIDYLAGPVYDVPDAAQHLAAARELSFAYLYWLQTEAPRPDGGTGFPGLRLRGDITGSADGLAQAPYIRESRRIRAEYTVVEQDLSIALRGDKGAVEYPDTVGIGMYRIDLHPTTGGDNYLDVACCPFRIPLGALLPQRVENLLPASKNIGTTHITNGCYRLHPVEWNVGEAAGALAAFCLERRVSPRAVRNTPGLLADFQDRLTGDGVELQWPRIAGY, via the coding sequence ATGGAAACGGAGATCCTCGTCATCGGCGGAGGGCTCGGCGGAGTGGCAGCGGCATTGGCCGCCCTGCGCGCCGGCCGGCGGGTAGTGCTCACCGAGGAGTACGACTGGCTGGGTGGCCAGCTGACGAGCCAGGCCGTCCCACCGGACGAGCCCAGCTGGGTGGAGCAGTTCGGTGTGACCGCCGGCTACCGGGCACTGCGGGACGGAATCCGCGACTACTACCGCCAGCACTACCCGCTGACCGAGCGGTCCCGGGCCTGGCGCCACCTCAACCCGGGGGCCGGACACGTCAGTCGGCTCTGCCACGAGCCGCAGGTGGCAGTGGCGGTCATCGAGGCAATGCTCGCGCCGTACCGGGGCAGCGGGCGGTTGCGCGTGCTGCAGCCGTACCGACCGGTGTCCGCCGAGACCGACGGCGACCGGGTCTGTGCCGTGACGGTGGGGCACTGCGGAGATGGCGACGAGATCACCATCGCCGCACCGTACATTCTCGACGCGACGGAGACCGGCGAGCTGCTACCTCTCACCGGTACCGAGTACGTCACCGGCTTCGAGGCGCAGTCCGAGACCGGTGAGCCGAGCGCCCCGGGCACGGCGCAGCCCTTGAACATGCAAGCCGCCTCGGTCTGCTTCGCGCTGGACCATGTGGACGGCGATCACACGATCGACAAACCGGTCCGATACGACTTCTGGCGCACCTACCAGCCGGACTTCTGGGGCGGCCCGATGCTCTCCCTGAGCGCGCCTCACCCACGGACCAAGGAGATCGTCGAGCGCAGCTTCACCCCGAATCCCGACGACGACCCGCTGGCCGTCGTCGCGGACCAGCGGCTCAGCGCCGGCGACAGCAACCTGTGGACGTTCCGGCGTATCGCGGCACGGCGCAACTTCACCGACGGCGCGTACAGTAGCGACATCACGCTGGTCAACTGGCCGATGATCGATTACCTGGCAGGTCCAGTCTACGACGTACCTGATGCCGCGCAGCACCTCGCGGCCGCTCGCGAACTGTCCTTCGCGTACCTGTACTGGCTGCAGACCGAGGCTCCACGGCCCGACGGCGGCACCGGCTTCCCCGGTCTGCGGCTGCGCGGCGATATCACTGGCTCGGCCGACGGTCTGGCACAGGCACCGTATATCCGCGAGTCACGGCGTATCCGCGCCGAATACACGGTCGTCGAACAGGACCTGTCCATCGCGTTACGGGGCGACAAGGGTGCCGTGGAGTATCCCGACACGGTGGGCATCGGCATGTACCGCATTGACCTGCACCCCACCACCGGCGGCGACAACTACCTCGATGTGGCGTGCTGCCCGTTCCGGATCCCGCTGGGTGCGCTGCTCCCACAGCGGGTGGAAAACCTGCTCCCCGCCTCCAAGAACATCGGCACGACACACATCACCAATGGGTGCTACCGCCTGCACCCCGTCGAGTGGAACGTCGGCGAGGCGGCCGGTGCACTGGCCGCCTTCTGCCTGGAGCGCCGGGTCTCCCCGCGCGCCGTCAGAAACACGCCCGGCCTCCTGGCCGACTTCCAGGACCGTCTCACCGGCGACGGGGTCGAGCTGCAGTGGCCGCGAATAGCGGGTTACTAG